Proteins from one Fusobacterium periodonticum 1_1_41FAA genomic window:
- the nikB gene encoding nickel ABC transporter permease, producing the protein MIRYTIKRLLYLIPILFGVTFLTFLMLYLAPSDPISMKYSSMATVGDSKYIEEKKEEMGLNDSFIKQYVRWSKNVLSGDFGISTKYNVPVKDEITKRLPKTLALTGTSILITIFLAFPLGIISAKYKNKWIDYIIRFFSFTGISIPSFWLGLMLMYIFSVKFKLLPIVGSKGIKSLILPSVTLSVWLVAVYIRRIRACILEEINKDYVVALESKGISSSKIMLFHILPNSLLTIITMFGMSIGSILGGTTIIETIFEYRGLGKMAADAITNRDYFLMQGYVIWTAIIYVVINLLVDILYKYLNPKIKIGDDSL; encoded by the coding sequence TTGATACGATATACAATAAAAAGACTTCTATATTTAATACCTATATTATTTGGAGTAACTTTCCTAACTTTTTTAATGTTATATTTAGCTCCTTCTGATCCAATTTCAATGAAATACAGTTCAATGGCTACCGTTGGAGATTCAAAATACATAGAAGAAAAAAAAGAAGAAATGGGTTTAAATGACAGTTTTATAAAACAATATGTTAGATGGTCTAAAAATGTTTTATCTGGTGATTTTGGTATATCTACTAAATACAATGTACCTGTAAAAGATGAAATAACAAAAAGACTTCCTAAGACATTAGCCTTAACAGGAACATCTATTCTTATAACTATTTTTTTAGCTTTTCCTTTGGGAATAATTTCAGCTAAATATAAAAATAAATGGATAGATTATATAATTAGATTTTTTTCATTCACTGGTATTTCCATTCCTAGTTTTTGGTTAGGTTTGATGTTGATGTATATTTTTTCAGTAAAATTTAAACTTTTACCTATAGTTGGAAGTAAGGGAATAAAGAGTCTTATTCTTCCATCAGTAACACTTTCTGTATGGCTGGTTGCTGTATATATAAGAAGAATAAGAGCTTGTATATTGGAAGAAATAAACAAAGATTATGTTGTTGCTTTAGAATCCAAAGGAATTTCATCTTCAAAAATAATGTTATTCCATATATTACCAAACTCTTTATTAACAATAATTACTATGTTTGGAATGTCTATTGGTTCTATATTAGGTGGAACAACAATTATTGAAACAATTTTTGAATATCGTGGACTTGGAAAAATGGCAGCAGATGCTATAACAAATAGAGATTATTTTTTAATGCAAGGTTATGTAATATGGACAGCTATAATTTATGTTGTTATAAATCTTCTTGTGGATATTCTTTATAAATATCTTAATCCTAAAATTAAAATAGGAGATGATAGTTTATGA
- a CDS encoding DUF1007 family protein, with product MKRIFFILFFIFSFNIFSHPHVFFETALTLKTDNKKMEGVEIQLILDELNTKLNRKVLKPDKDMNVEKGNIVFLKHLYKHIRIKYNNKTYKENDIIFEQAKLEDDSLEIYFFVPIDEKIDKNSKLTIALYDTKYYYNYDYDLSSLRMDKSNKNDLKAKVKFFTNDKIKFYFNLVSPDEYEVTFE from the coding sequence ATGAAAAGAATTTTTTTTATTTTATTTTTTATTTTTAGTTTTAATATTTTCTCACATCCACATGTATTTTTTGAAACAGCTCTAACTCTTAAGACTGATAATAAGAAAATGGAAGGTGTGGAAATACAATTAATTTTAGATGAGCTGAATACAAAGCTTAATAGAAAAGTTTTAAAGCCTGACAAGGATATGAATGTAGAAAAGGGAAATATTGTTTTTCTAAAGCATTTATATAAGCATATAAGGATTAAATATAATAATAAAACTTATAAGGAAAATGATATAATTTTTGAACAGGCAAAATTAGAAGATGATAGTTTAGAGATTTATTTTTTTGTTCCTATTGATGAAAAGATAGATAAGAACTCTAAATTAACTATAGCTTTATACGATACAAAATACTATTACAATTATGACTATGATTTATCTTCTTTGAGAATGGATAAGAGTAATAAGAATGATTTAAAGGCGAAAGTGAAATTTTTTACAAATGATAAGATTAAATTTTACTTTAATTTAGTAAGTCCAGATGAATACGAGGTGACATTTGAATGA
- a CDS encoding nickel/cobalt transporter, translating to MKKIIKYLVGIAAIGLIYLLISNFNLIMYKIAIYQQVIVDKISELTEKENNKVVYTILFFTFLYGVVHSLGPGHGKTLVLTYSVKEKLNFLKLLLVSALIAYLQGLSAYLLVKFIINLSDKASMLLFYDLDNRTRMIASILIILIGLYNIYSILRNKSCEHCHETKVKNILVFSIVLGLCPCPGVMTVLLFLESFGLSENLFLFTLSMSTGIFLVILFFGILANTFKNTLVEDENLRLHKILALVGAILMILFGIFQILILGE from the coding sequence ATGAAAAAAATTATTAAATATTTAGTTGGAATCGCTGCTATTGGATTAATTTATTTATTGATTTCAAATTTTAACTTAATTATGTATAAAATAGCAATATATCAACAAGTAATAGTTGATAAAATAAGTGAATTAACAGAAAAAGAAAATAATAAAGTTGTATACACAATACTATTTTTTACTTTCTTATATGGAGTAGTGCATTCTTTAGGACCAGGTCATGGAAAAACTTTAGTTTTAACATATTCAGTAAAAGAAAAATTAAATTTTCTTAAATTACTTTTAGTATCAGCTTTGATAGCATATTTACAAGGTTTATCAGCTTATCTATTAGTAAAATTTATTATAAATCTATCTGATAAAGCTTCTATGTTATTATTCTATGATTTAGATAATAGAACAAGAATGATAGCTTCTATTTTGATTATCTTAATAGGTTTATACAATATTTATTCCATTTTAAGAAATAAAAGTTGTGAACATTGCCATGAAACAAAGGTAAAAAATATTTTGGTTTTTTCAATTGTTTTAGGACTTTGTCCTTGCCCTGGTGTAATGACAGTGCTTTTATTTTTAGAAAGTTTTGGATTGAGTGAAAATTTATTCTTATTTACTTTATCCATGTCAACTGGAATATTTTTAGTGATATTATTCTTTGGGATCTTAGCTAATACCTTTAAAAATACTTTAGTTGAAGATGAAAATTTAAGATTACATAAAATTTTAGCTTTAGTTGGAGCCATTCTTATGATTCTATTTGGTATATTTCAAATATTGATTTTGGGAGAATAA
- a CDS encoding Type 1 glutamine amidotransferase-like domain-containing protein, protein MKNLFLCSYFTGVKDIFKDFMSNDTEEKKVLFIPTANIDEETKFLVDEAKEVFKSLGMEVENLEISKLDEKTIKNKIEKANYLYIGGGNTFYLLQELKRKNLIDFIKNRVNFGMTYIGESAGAIITSKDIEYNDLMDDKTIAKDLKEYSGLNLVDFYIVPHLNEFPFEESAKQTVEKYKDNLNIIAINNSQAIILKNDKFEIK, encoded by the coding sequence ATGAAAAATTTATTTTTATGTTCGTATTTTACAGGAGTAAAAGATATATTTAAAGATTTTATGAGTAATGATACTGAAGAAAAGAAAGTTTTATTTATCCCCACTGCTAATATAGATGAGGAAACTAAATTTTTAGTTGATGAAGCAAAAGAAGTATTTAAAAGTCTAGGAATGGAAGTAGAAAATTTAGAAATTTCAAAATTAGATGAAAAAACTATCAAGAATAAAATAGAGAAGGCTAATTATTTATATATTGGTGGAGGAAATACATTCTATTTACTACAAGAATTAAAAAGAAAAAATTTAATTGATTTTATAAAGAATAGAGTAAATTTTGGAATGACTTATATTGGAGAATCAGCAGGAGCAATAATTACTTCCAAAGATATAGAATATAATGATTTAATGGATGATAAAACTATTGCAAAAGATTTAAAAGAATATTCGGGATTAAATTTAGTTGATTTCTATATAGTTCCTCACTTAAATGAATTTCCCTTTGAAGAAAGTGCGAAGCAAACAGTTGAAAAATATAAGGATAATTTAAATATTATTGCAATAAATAATAGTCAAGCTATTATTTTAAAAAATGATAAATTTGAGATTAAATAA
- a CDS encoding MFS transporter translates to MQSKESNIKLLLLGRAVSLFGNTVYLIVLPLYILNITQNLKITGFFFAMVNLPTVVISIFVGTIIEKFNKKNIILICDFLTSILYFILFLYFKNFSSLTFLFLISLIVNIISKFFEIASKVLFSEINTTETLEKYNGLQSFIENTIMIIGPVIGTYLFSIFDFNFILLIVSLAYFLSFLQELLIKYEKDSNLVKEDSNFIKDFKEGIIYIKNNKIVLNFFILVMFLNFFIASNDEIINPGILIQKYEISEKLFGFSATSYGVGSVFAGIFIYYNKKFRFLQKLKLLFILNSLLMCLLGFLSIVLFKYNHYIYFVIFIFFQFLIGMITTFVNVPLISSFQKNVEIKYQSRFFSLLSFFSGGLIPLGVLYAGYLSSYIGADITYIINNVAIIFIVFIVFRKNKKEL, encoded by the coding sequence GTGCAAAGCAAGGAAAGTAATATAAAATTACTATTACTAGGTAGAGCAGTATCTTTATTTGGTAATACAGTATATCTAATAGTTTTGCCATTATATATATTAAATATTACTCAAAATTTAAAAATAACAGGTTTCTTCTTTGCGATGGTTAATCTTCCAACTGTTGTTATTTCAATTTTTGTTGGAACAATAATTGAAAAATTTAATAAAAAAAATATTATTTTGATATGTGATTTTTTAACCTCAATTTTATATTTTATTCTGTTTTTATATTTTAAAAATTTTAGTTCTTTAACTTTTTTATTTTTAATTTCATTGATTGTTAATATTATTTCAAAATTTTTTGAGATAGCTTCTAAGGTATTATTTTCAGAAATTAATACTACTGAAACACTTGAAAAATATAATGGTTTACAAAGTTTTATAGAAAATACTATTATGATTATTGGACCAGTTATTGGAACATATCTATTTTCTATATTTGATTTTAATTTTATTTTGTTAATAGTGTCATTAGCTTATTTTCTCTCTTTTTTACAAGAATTATTAATAAAATATGAGAAAGATAGTAATCTAGTCAAAGAAGATTCTAATTTCATTAAAGACTTTAAAGAAGGAATAATTTACATAAAAAATAATAAAATTGTTTTAAATTTCTTTATATTAGTTATGTTTTTAAATTTTTTTATAGCTAGTAATGATGAAATAATTAATCCTGGAATATTAATTCAAAAATATGAAATATCTGAAAAATTATTTGGATTTTCAGCTACTTCATATGGAGTAGGAAGTGTGTTTGCAGGAATTTTTATTTATTATAATAAGAAGTTTAGATTTCTTCAGAAATTAAAATTATTGTTTATATTAAATAGTTTACTGATGTGTTTATTAGGCTTCTTATCCATAGTATTGTTTAAATATAACCATTATATATATTTTGTGATATTTATATTTTTTCAATTTTTAATCGGAATGATAACTACCTTTGTAAATGTTCCATTAATATCCTCATTTCAAAAGAATGTTGAAATTAAATATCAAAGTCGTTTTTTCTCATTATTATCATTTTTTTCAGGTGGATTGATTCCTTTGGGAGTTTTGTATGCAGGTTATTTGTCATCATATATTGGTGCAGATATTACTTATATAATTAATAATGTGGCTATTATTTTTATAGTCTTTATAGTTTTTAGAAAAAATAAAAAAGAATTATAG
- a CDS encoding tyrosine-type recombinase/integrase has product MRAANGMGTVSKLSGKRRKPWLLRDNKRFNEETGKFERLALGVFETKKEAEIYRIAYFTNNLDMLKKTDIKIHKKKEKSITFEQVYKLWLKDKDVNKGTLSNYETQFKRSKKLHKMEMKEINGILLQDIFYSLDLTNSTLRVLKSFWSMIFDFAILNDMCSKNYAKYLKTKTVEKGNKTSDRERVITQEELQVLWDNISNNETNKHGIIDMVLILCYTGLRISELLRVKRKDVYLNEYYFEVEKSKSKAGIRKVPIADKIVDLFRARYFSKDTFLWQRLDGLEYDYDSFDNHFRILFRDLGLSYHSLHDTRHTFASLLSNNVADKDAIIKIIGHSNYKTTSDVYIHKEIKRLKKVVDEIK; this is encoded by the coding sequence ATGAGAGCAGCAAATGGAATGGGGACTGTTTCAAAACTTTCAGGAAAGAGAAGAAAGCCATGGCTTTTGAGAGATAATAAAAGATTTAATGAAGAAACAGGAAAATTTGAAAGATTGGCCCTGGGTGTATTTGAAACTAAGAAAGAAGCTGAGATATACCGAATAGCATATTTTACAAATAACTTAGATATGCTAAAAAAGACTGATATAAAAATACATAAGAAAAAAGAGAAAAGTATAACTTTTGAGCAAGTATATAAATTATGGCTCAAAGATAAAGATGTAAACAAAGGGACTCTGAGCAACTATGAAACACAATTTAAAAGAAGTAAAAAACTACATAAAATGGAAATGAAAGAGATTAATGGTATTTTACTTCAGGATATATTTTATAGTTTAGATCTAACCAATAGCACTTTGAGAGTTTTAAAAAGTTTCTGGAGTATGATTTTTGATTTTGCTATTTTAAATGATATGTGCAGCAAGAATTATGCTAAGTATTTAAAAACTAAGACTGTTGAAAAAGGTAATAAAACAAGTGATAGAGAAAGAGTTATTACTCAAGAAGAATTACAAGTTTTATGGGATAATATAAGCAATAATGAAACTAACAAACATGGAATAATAGATATGGTACTAATCCTGTGTTATACAGGACTTAGAATAAGTGAGTTATTAAGAGTAAAAAGAAAAGATGTATATTTGAATGAGTATTATTTTGAAGTAGAAAAATCTAAGAGTAAAGCTGGAATAAGAAAAGTCCCTATTGCAGATAAAATTGTAGATTTGTTTAGAGCTAGATATTTCAGTAAAGATACATTTTTATGGCAAAGATTAGATGGTCTTGAATATGATTACGATTCTTTTGATAATCATTTTAGGATATTGTTTAGAGATCTAGGATTGTCGTATCATAGTTTACATGATACTAGGCATACTTTTGCGAGCTTATTATCTAATAACGTGGCTGACAAAGATGCCATCATTAAAATCATTGGTCACTCAAATTATAAGACTACATCAGATGTTTATATTCACAAAGAAATTAAGAGATTAAAGAAGGTAGTTGATGAAATAAAATAA
- a CDS encoding Abi family protein — protein sequence MTIKYDKPFLTYEEQIKKLREDYKLSVGDEEIELELLSTLSYYELINGYKDCFMENNKFIEDRSLIDIFVFNIIDKKFQNILLHYSIYVENIFKTKLAYHIAKNKGIHYSEYLDENKYHTSTPDRKAKLLAVIGNFTKVHFNSEDTPTVFYRKRHNHIPPWILFKNVTFNNAIDLYSFLKRNEKLEIISEYFLIDNKNITDDERLELFKNMLIITRKFRNKIAHNYKVIGVNLEKVSLNTSVFKKIDTFGCISNIDIKKKRGRNDIYAMLISVLFLLNTNLLYTLFLKDLAFFTENNLTNPSENLKQLIELYINKLNLPNNFFELFKNIYNLELKKLNEKANKK from the coding sequence ATGACTATAAAATATGACAAACCATTTTTGACATATGAAGAACAAATAAAAAAACTGAGAGAGGACTATAAATTATCTGTTGGTGATGAAGAAATAGAATTAGAATTACTCTCAACACTTTCTTACTATGAATTAATAAATGGGTATAAAGATTGTTTTATGGAAAATAATAAATTTATTGAAGATAGAAGTTTAATAGATATATTTGTTTTTAATATCATAGATAAAAAATTTCAAAATATTTTATTACATTATAGTATCTATGTTGAAAATATTTTTAAAACAAAATTAGCTTACCATATTGCAAAAAATAAAGGTATTCACTATTCAGAATATTTAGATGAGAATAAATATCATACCTCTACCCCAGATAGAAAAGCTAAATTATTAGCAGTTATTGGAAATTTCACAAAAGTTCATTTCAATTCTGAAGATACTCCAACAGTATTTTATAGAAAGAGGCATAATCATATCCCACCTTGGATTTTATTTAAAAATGTTACTTTTAATAACGCTATTGACTTATACTCTTTTTTAAAAAGGAATGAAAAATTAGAAATTATTTCAGAATATTTTTTAATTGATAATAAAAATATAACTGATGATGAGCGATTAGAACTCTTTAAAAATATGTTAATAATAACTAGAAAATTTAGAAATAAAATTGCTCATAATTATAAGGTTATAGGGGTAAATTTAGAAAAAGTTAGTTTAAATACATCTGTTTTTAAAAAGATAGATACTTTCGGATGCATTTCTAACATAGATATAAAAAAGAAAAGAGGAAGAAATGATATTTATGCAATGTTAATTTCTGTCCTATTCTTATTAAACACAAATTTACTTTATACCTTATTTTTAAAAGATTTAGCATTTTTTACTGAAAATAATTTAACAAATCCATCAGAAAATTTAAAACAATTAATTGAGTTATATATAAATAAACTTAATTTACCAAATAATTTTTTTGAATTATTTAAAAATATTTATAATTTGGAATTAAAGAAACTAAATGAAAAAGCAAACAAAAAATAA
- a CDS encoding helix-turn-helix domain-containing protein → MDIANILKIIRKKYKLTQKEIAKIIGVSHQTISLIERGDYKASKKTVNSLIKNFTLEFKEKTYSKKEITEFEKEVLETYEMLREEKNPFSAIASFKRSLINLNQEISKTSININTLEENPEFKKISIRLKRPIKTTLKYLDLIKNQLIDILNDDYIILEEDDFNESE, encoded by the coding sequence ATGGATATAGCTAATATATTAAAAATTATCAGAAAAAAATATAAATTAACTCAAAAAGAAATTGCTAAAATAATTGGTGTATCGCATCAAACCATTTCTTTAATCGAAAGAGGAGATTATAAAGCTAGTAAAAAAACTGTAAATTCTCTTATTAAAAATTTTACTTTGGAATTTAAAGAAAAGACTTATTCCAAAAAAGAGATTACTGAATTTGAAAAAGAAGTTTTAGAAACTTATGAGATGTTAAGAGAAGAAAAAAATCCATTTAGTGCTATTGCTTCTTTTAAAAGAAGTTTAATAAATTTAAATCAAGAAATTTCTAAAACATCTATAAATATTAACACTTTAGAAGAAAACCCAGAATTTAAGAAAATATCTATAAGATTAAAAAGACCAATTAAAACTACTTTAAAATATTTAGACCTTATAAAAAATCAATTAATTGATATATTAAATGATGACTATATAATACTTGAGGAGGATGATTTTAATGAATCTGAATAA
- a CDS encoding ImmA/IrrE family metallo-endopeptidase: protein MTLKHVIDTAQKLLEEYGNIYNLIKDKGIILKYVDLDSSIRGLSIDNIIFINSNISNFDKEFVIAHEIGHYIFHDDSIRQFSKIEAFKGSREETQANLFATIFLQAKYKDCDNNDEIQKIINYVWCNYLNFK from the coding sequence ATGACTTTAAAACATGTTATAGATACTGCTCAAAAACTACTTGAAGAATATGGAAATATATATAATTTAATAAAAGATAAGGGGATTATATTAAAATATGTAGATTTAGATAGCAGTATTAGGGGTTTATCAATTGATAATATTATTTTTATTAATTCTAATATTTCTAATTTTGATAAAGAATTTGTTATAGCTCATGAGATAGGGCATTATATATTTCATGATGATTCTATAAGACAGTTTAGTAAAATAGAAGCATTTAAAGGATCAAGGGAAGAAACACAAGCAAATTTATTTGCCACTATATTTTTACAAGCTAAATATAAAGATTGTGATAATAATGATGAGATCCAGAAGATTATAAATTATGTTTGGTGCAATTACTTAAATTTTAAATAA
- a CDS encoding helix-turn-helix domain-containing protein, producing MDMYDRIRNRRKELGMTQDELARLTGYNDRSSIAKIEAKKADLSQSKIIAFAEALKVTTSYLMDGDGKEKIIKKEENNIFSQLTEDELAKLEKFKNMSTVMFMNEGNDISDKDKETLAIAYAEVLISQRKK from the coding sequence ATGGATATGTATGATAGGATTAGAAATAGAAGAAAAGAATTAGGGATGACTCAAGATGAATTAGCAAGATTAACTGGATATAACGATAGAAGTAGCATAGCAAAAATAGAAGCTAAAAAAGCTGATTTATCTCAATCTAAAATAATTGCTTTTGCTGAAGCTTTAAAAGTTACTACCTCTTATTTAATGGATGGAGATGGAAAAGAAAAAATAATAAAAAAAGAAGAAAACAATATCTTCTCTCAATTAACAGAAGATGAATTAGCAAAATTAGAAAAATTTAAAAATATGTCAACAGTAATGTTTATGAATGAGGGTAATGATATTTCTGACAAAGACAAAGAAACATTAGCAATAGCTTATGCAGAAGTATTAATATCACAAAGGAAAAAGTGA
- a CDS encoding ribbon-helix-helix protein, CopG family, which produces MFSLPKKKEIKVSGRTTEVIRVRNSTLEYVDEMVEESGLSRQEIIDRAVRYAYDNLEWEEE; this is translated from the coding sequence ATGTTTAGTTTACCAAAGAAAAAAGAAATAAAAGTAAGTGGAAGAACTACAGAAGTTATAAGAGTTAGAAATTCTACTCTTGAATATGTTGATGAAATGGTTGAAGAAAGTGGTTTATCAAGACAAGAAATTATAGATAGAGCAGTTAGATATGCTTATGATAATTTAGAATGGGAGGAAGAATAA
- a CDS encoding AAA family ATPase — protein MANMIMVLGESGTGKSTSIENLNEKETFIIQAVDKPLPFKEFKKRYSLRSKENPKGNRFISDRPEVIMKILSTLDKEKEIKNIIIDDSQYIMANEFMRRAKEKGYEKFTEIGQNFYNLVDKANSMREDINVIFLQHIEVTDDGRKKAKTIGKLIDDKVGLEGRFTIVLATEIEDGVYYFRTQNNGNDTCKSPKGMFDELRIPNDLNYVIQKSNEYFN, from the coding sequence ATGGCAAATATGATAATGGTTCTTGGAGAAAGTGGAACAGGTAAATCTACAAGTATTGAAAACTTAAATGAAAAGGAAACATTTATTATTCAAGCTGTTGATAAACCTTTGCCATTCAAAGAATTTAAAAAAAGATATTCTTTAAGAAGTAAAGAAAATCCAAAAGGAAATAGATTTATAAGTGATAGACCTGAAGTAATTATGAAAATCTTAAGTACTTTAGATAAAGAAAAAGAAATTAAAAATATTATCATAGATGATTCTCAATATATCATGGCTAATGAATTTATGAGAAGAGCTAAAGAAAAAGGTTATGAGAAATTTACCGAGATAGGGCAAAATTTTTATAACTTAGTTGATAAAGCTAACTCTATGAGAGAAGACATAAATGTAATCTTTTTACAGCATATAGAAGTTACAGATGATGGAAGAAAAAAAGCAAAGACTATAGGAAAATTAATTGATGATAAGGTTGGATTGGAAGGTAGATTCACTATAGTTTTAGCAACAGAAATTGAAGATGGAGTTTATTATTTTAGAACTCAAAACAATGGCAATGATACTTGTAAAAGTCCAAAAGGAATGTTTGATGAATTAAGAATTCCGAATGACTTAAATTATGTAATACAAAAATCAAATGAATATTTCAATTAA